Below is a window of bacterium DNA.
GACGAATCGCCGCTACGCCCGGGTCGGCGACATCATCGTCTGCGCGGTGAAATCGGCGATCCCGAACGGCAACGTCAAGAAGGGATCCGTGGTGAAGGCCGTCGTGGTCCGCACCCGCAAGGAGATCGGCCGCAAGGACGGCTCCTACATCCGCTTCGGCGAGAACGCGGCCGTGATCATCAACGCCGACGGCGAGCCGGTGGGCACCCGCATCTTCGGGCCCGTGGCCCGCGAGCTGCGCGAGAAGAAGTTCATGAAGATCGTCTCGCTCGCGCCGGAGGTTCTGTGATGCACATCAAGAAGAAGGACAAGGTCCGGGTGCTGAGCGGCGAGTACGAGGGCCTCGAGGGCGAGGTCCTGAAGGTGTTCCCGGAGAACGGCCGCCTGATCGTGGAAAAGGTCAACATGATCAAGCGCCACACCAAGAAGACACAGCGGACGCCCCAGGGCGGGATCGTCGAGAAGGAGGCCCCCGTGGACGCCTCCAACGTGATGCTGATCTGCCCCAAGTGCGGCAAGGCGGCGCGCACCGGCACGGCCGTGCTCGGCGACGGTACCCGCGTGCGGACCTGCAAGAAGTGCGGCGAGATGCTCGCCAACTAGCCGGACAGGCAGGAGGATGTTGATCATGGCGAAGCCGAGGATGCAGGGGATCTACGAGGAGAGCGTGCGGACCGCCCTCCAGGAAAAGTTCGGGTACACGAACCCGATGATGGTCCCGAAGCCGACCAAGATCGTGCTGAACGTGGGCATGGGCCGCGCGATCCAGAACCCGAAGGCTCTCG
It encodes the following:
- the rplX gene encoding 50S ribosomal protein L24 gives rise to the protein MHIKKKDKVRVLSGEYEGLEGEVLKVFPENGRLIVEKVNMIKRHTKKTQRTPQGGIVEKEAPVDASNVMLICPKCGKAARTGTAVLGDGTRVRTCKKCGEMLAN
- the rplN gene encoding 50S ribosomal protein L14; protein product: MIQEYTILNIADNSGAKTAMCFRVLGGTNRRYARVGDIIVCAVKSAIPNGNVKKGSVVKAVVVRTRKEIGRKDGSYIRFGENAAVIINADGEPVGTRIFGPVARELREKKFMKIVSLAPEVL